Proteins found in one Siniperca chuatsi isolate FFG_IHB_CAS linkage group LG22, ASM2008510v1, whole genome shotgun sequence genomic segment:
- the cmasa gene encoding N-acylneuraminate cytidylyltransferase A codes for MASRKRSLVDNGQQDGVVLAGKQMKAGDKRHVAALVLARGGSKGIPLKNIKMLAGTPLIGWVLRAAVDSEMFDSVWVSTDHDDIEKVAKSWGAKVHRRSPEVSRDSSTSLETIQEFMRLNPEVDVMCNIQATSPCLHPFHVKEALEMITLQGFDSVFSVVRRHQFRWEEVKKGSAEFTKPLNLAPSKRPRRQDWDGELYENGSFYFTTRDLVNEGLLQGGKVAYYEMHPEYSVDIDVDIDWPVAEQRVLRYGYFGRNTPEVVRLMFCNVSGCLTDGRIFLAVSGEEMVSINTRDTTGIHMLQREEVEVVLLTSSEDLVVQSLADKLAKRTGCQVMQVGEEPLNDLKPMLAQRKLLWKDVAYMGNNKPDVSCLSLAGLSAVPGDAPVVAINAAKYTCHSVGGMGALREFAEHILLQKEKAKSQMKQDRIDSTF; via the exons ATGGCTTCCCGTAAAAGAAGTCTCGTTGATAATGGTCAGCAGGATGGAGTGGTCCTAGCCGGCAAGCAGATGAAGGCGGGTGACAAGAGACACGTAGCTGCCTTGGTTCTGGCTAGGGGGGGAAGCAAAGGGATTCctcttaaaaacataaaaatgttagcGGGAACCCCCCTCATTGGATGGGTGCTGAGAGCTGCTGTGGATTCCGAAATGTTTGACAG TGTGTGGGTATCGACAGACCATGATGATATCGAAAAGGTGGCAAAATCCTGGGGTGCCAAGGTGCACCGCAGGAGTCCTGAAGTCTCCAGAGACTCTTCTACATCACTGGAAACCATCCAAGAGTTTATGAGGCTCAACCCAG AGGTGGATGTGATGTGTAACATTCAGGCTACATCCCCGTGTCTCCATCCGTTCCATGTGAAGGAGGCCCTGGAGATGATCACACTGCAGGGCTTTGATTCAGTCTTCTCGGTGGTCAGGAGACACCAGTTCCGCTGGGAGGAGGTCAAAAAAGGAT CTGCTGAGTTTACCAAGCCGCTCAATCTGGCCCCATCCAAGCGGCCGCGGCGTCAGGACTGGGATGGAGAGCTGTATGAGAACGGCTCTTTTTACTTCACCACTAGGGACCTCGTGAACGAGGGACTTCTGCAG GGTGGTAAGGTTGCCTACTATGAGATGCATCCAGAGTACAGCGTGGACATAGATGTGGACATCGACTGGCCTGTGGCAGAACAGAGGGTTCTCAG GTATGGTTACTTCGGGCGGAACACGCCAGAGGTGGTTCGTCTGATGTTCTGTAATGTTTCCGGATGTTTAACAGATGGAAGGATCTTCTTGGCTGTATCCGGAGAAGAGATGGTGTCTATTAACACCAGAGACACCACAGGCATCCACATGCTGCAGAGAGAAGAAGTGGAG GTCGTGCTGTTGACCTCCAGTGAGGACCTCGTGGTCCAGTCGTTGGCTGACAAACTGGCCAAGAGGACGGGCTGCCAGGTCATGCAGGTGGGAGAGGAGCCGCTGAATGATCTGAAGCCGATGCTGGCACAGAGGAAGCTGCTTTGGAAGGATGTGGCATACATGG GTAACAACAAACCAGATGTCAGCTGTCTGAGCTTGGCGGGTTTGAGTGCAGTACCTGGAGATGCTCCGGTGGTAGCCATTAATGCTGCAAAGTACACCTGCCACAGTGTCGGGGGAATGGGAGCATTGAGGGAGTTTGCCGAACACATTCTCCtgcaaaaagagaaagcaaagtCGCAAATGAAGCAGGACCGCATCGACAGCACCTTCTAA
- the LOC122869687 gene encoding E3 ubiquitin-protein ligase TRIM39 isoform X2 produces the protein MSLHGSFLSDEQFLCSICLDVFTNPSSTPCGHSFCMSCISRYWDGSKVCQCPLCKKTFQKRPDLQINRTLREITEQFRSMRGGGGVGREKRGGRGRGRDGGIKYDLFHELKKKLPRSLPKASVTQPCEAQVTTSLASSVPNHSPIAALNHNSGPPPPPTHSSCSSGRRRFTVSGAASSHTLPVCEIHRRGLVIYCKTDQVCICPECETEDHPDHDTVTVEAEWMETKVQLSVSEQEIQEMIRERTRKIEEIRKSVTELELTVERETAGSVCLFSAMVSAIEHSQGELMEVMEMSRRAAKHQADAVIRQLELEVEELHRRENALAELAQSEDYIHCVKTFPILSSPPPAKDWSGVSVNSDLGTGTIYRSLAAQMERFQEELKNIAETGFPASVLEPSPVRTQPRMKRVQEYAVDVTLDSNTAHPRLIMSEDMKSVRCAERHQLLPDNPERFDRVVCVLGRETISSGRHYWEVEVGGKTDWDLGVARKSINRKGKIEVTPSNGYWFLSLRDKNKYAFRSEPSTDVHLNLKPHKIGIFVDFEKGQVSFYNVDAKIHIYTFNDTFGECIYPFFSPCTNKSGKNDSPLIITPVNMKE, from the exons ATGTCCTTACATGGTAGCTTTCTGTCTGACGAGCAGTTCCTGTGCTCGATCTGCCTCGATGTGTTCACTAACCCTTCGTCCACACCATGCGGCCACAGCTTCTGCATGAGCTGCATCAGCAGATACTGGGACGGATCTAAG GTTTGCCAGTGTCCTCTGTGTAAGAAGACCTTCCAGAAGCGACCAGACCTCCAGATCAACAGGACGCTGCGAGAGATCACAGAGCAGTTCAGATCCatgagaggagggggaggagtggggagggagaagagagggggaagaggaagaggaagagacggaggcataaaatatgatttatttcatGAACTGAAGAAGAAGCTGCCTCGATCTCTGCCAAAAGCATCAGTGACGCAGCCCTGTGAGGCTCAAG TCACGACCTCACTGGCTTCTTCGGTACCAAACCACAGTCCAATTGCTGCCCTGAACCACAACTCCGGACCTCCTCCGCCGCCTACCCATTCCTCCTGCTCCAGCGGCCGGAGAAGGTTCACCGTGAGTGGCGCTGCAAGCAGCCACACCTTACCTGTCTGTGAGATCCACCGCAGAGGATTAGTG ATTTACTGTAAGACTGACCAAGTATGTATCTGTCCTGAATGTGAGACTGAGGACCATCCGGATCACGACACGGTGACTGTCGAAGCCGAATGGATGGAAACCAAG gtccaACTAAGTGTGTCGGAGCAGGAGATCCAGGAAATGATCAGAGAGAGAACCAGGAAGATCGAGGAGATCAGAAAGTCAGTGACTGAACTGGag CTGACGGTGGAGCGAGAGACGGCGGGCAGCGTTTGCCTGTTTTCTGCTATGGTGTCTGCCATTGAGCACTCCCAGGGAGAActgatggaggtgatggagatGAGCCGGAGGGCGGCCAAGCACCAGGCTGACGCCGTTATACGACAGTTGGAGCTGGAGGTTGAAGAACTGCACAGGAGAGAAAACGCCCTTGCCGAGCTCGCCCAATCAGAAGACTACATACACTGTGTCAAG ACATTCCCCATCCTCTCCAGTCCTCCACCTGCCAAAGACTGGTCTGGAGTGTCAGTAAACTCTGACCTGGGAACAGGGACCATCTACAGGTCGCTGGCAGCTCAGATGGAGAGGTTCCAGGAAGAGCTAAAGAATATTGCAGAAACAG GTTTTCCTGCCTCAGTACTGGAACCCAGTCCAGTCCGCACACAGCCCA GGATGAAGAGGGTACAGGAGTATGCAG TGGATGTGACTCTGGACTCCAACACGGCCCATCCCAGGCTGATTATGTCAGAGGACATGAAGAGT GTGAGGTGCGCAGAACGACACCAGCTGCTTCCAGACAATCCAGAGAGGTTTGACAGAGTCGTCTGTGTCTTGGGGAGGGAGACCATATCCTCTGGGAGACACTACTGGGAG GTGGAGGTGGGTGGGAAGACAGACTGGGATCTGGGGGTGGCCAGAAAATCAATCAACAGGAAGGGGAAGATTGAGGTTACCCCAAGCAACGGGTACTGGTTCCTCAGCCTAAGAGACAA GAACAAGTATGCCTTTCGCTCTGAACCCTCCACAGATGTCCATCTGAACCTCAAACCACATAAAATTGGGATATTTGTGGACTTTGAGAAAGGACAG GTGTCTTTCTACAACGTTGATGCTAAAATCCACATCTACACTTTCAATGACACTTTCGGCGAATGCATCTACCCGTTCTTCAGCCCCTGCACTAATAAATCTGGAAAGAATGACAGCCCGCTGATTATCACACCAGTAAACATGAAAGAGTGA
- the LOC122869687 gene encoding E3 ubiquitin-protein ligase TRIM39 isoform X1 has translation MSLHGSFLSDEQFLCSICLDVFTNPSSTPCGHSFCMSCISRYWDGSKVCQCPLCKKTFQKRPDLQINRTLREITEQFRSMRGGGGVGREKRGGRGRGRDGGIKYDLFHELKKKLPRSLPKASVTQPCEAQVTTSLASSVPNHSPIAALNHNSGPPPPPTHSSCSSGRRRFTVSGAASSHTLPVCEIHRRGLVIYCKTDQVCICPECETEDHPDHDTVTVEAEWMETKVQLSVSEQEIQEMIRERTRKIEEIRKSVTELELTVERETAGSVCLFSAMVSAIEHSQGELMEVMEMSRRAAKHQADAVIRQLELEVEELHRRENALAELAQSEDYIHCVKTFPILSSPPPAKDWSGVSVNSDLGTGTIYRSLAAQMERFQEELKNIAETGFPASVLEPSPVRTQPRMKRVQEYAVDVTLDSNTAHPRLIMSEDMKSVRCAERHQLLPDNPERFDRVVCVLGRETISSGRHYWEMSTSCEQVEVGGKTDWDLGVARKSINRKGKIEVTPSNGYWFLSLRDKNKYAFRSEPSTDVHLNLKPHKIGIFVDFEKGQVSFYNVDAKIHIYTFNDTFGECIYPFFSPCTNKSGKNDSPLIITPVNMKE, from the exons ATGTCCTTACATGGTAGCTTTCTGTCTGACGAGCAGTTCCTGTGCTCGATCTGCCTCGATGTGTTCACTAACCCTTCGTCCACACCATGCGGCCACAGCTTCTGCATGAGCTGCATCAGCAGATACTGGGACGGATCTAAG GTTTGCCAGTGTCCTCTGTGTAAGAAGACCTTCCAGAAGCGACCAGACCTCCAGATCAACAGGACGCTGCGAGAGATCACAGAGCAGTTCAGATCCatgagaggagggggaggagtggggagggagaagagagggggaagaggaagaggaagagacggaggcataaaatatgatttatttcatGAACTGAAGAAGAAGCTGCCTCGATCTCTGCCAAAAGCATCAGTGACGCAGCCCTGTGAGGCTCAAG TCACGACCTCACTGGCTTCTTCGGTACCAAACCACAGTCCAATTGCTGCCCTGAACCACAACTCCGGACCTCCTCCGCCGCCTACCCATTCCTCCTGCTCCAGCGGCCGGAGAAGGTTCACCGTGAGTGGCGCTGCAAGCAGCCACACCTTACCTGTCTGTGAGATCCACCGCAGAGGATTAGTG ATTTACTGTAAGACTGACCAAGTATGTATCTGTCCTGAATGTGAGACTGAGGACCATCCGGATCACGACACGGTGACTGTCGAAGCCGAATGGATGGAAACCAAG gtccaACTAAGTGTGTCGGAGCAGGAGATCCAGGAAATGATCAGAGAGAGAACCAGGAAGATCGAGGAGATCAGAAAGTCAGTGACTGAACTGGag CTGACGGTGGAGCGAGAGACGGCGGGCAGCGTTTGCCTGTTTTCTGCTATGGTGTCTGCCATTGAGCACTCCCAGGGAGAActgatggaggtgatggagatGAGCCGGAGGGCGGCCAAGCACCAGGCTGACGCCGTTATACGACAGTTGGAGCTGGAGGTTGAAGAACTGCACAGGAGAGAAAACGCCCTTGCCGAGCTCGCCCAATCAGAAGACTACATACACTGTGTCAAG ACATTCCCCATCCTCTCCAGTCCTCCACCTGCCAAAGACTGGTCTGGAGTGTCAGTAAACTCTGACCTGGGAACAGGGACCATCTACAGGTCGCTGGCAGCTCAGATGGAGAGGTTCCAGGAAGAGCTAAAGAATATTGCAGAAACAG GTTTTCCTGCCTCAGTACTGGAACCCAGTCCAGTCCGCACACAGCCCA GGATGAAGAGGGTACAGGAGTATGCAG TGGATGTGACTCTGGACTCCAACACGGCCCATCCCAGGCTGATTATGTCAGAGGACATGAAGAGT GTGAGGTGCGCAGAACGACACCAGCTGCTTCCAGACAATCCAGAGAGGTTTGACAGAGTCGTCTGTGTCTTGGGGAGGGAGACCATATCCTCTGGGAGACACTACTGGGAG ATGTCTACTTCCTGTGAACAGGTGGAGGTGGGTGGGAAGACAGACTGGGATCTGGGGGTGGCCAGAAAATCAATCAACAGGAAGGGGAAGATTGAGGTTACCCCAAGCAACGGGTACTGGTTCCTCAGCCTAAGAGACAA GAACAAGTATGCCTTTCGCTCTGAACCCTCCACAGATGTCCATCTGAACCTCAAACCACATAAAATTGGGATATTTGTGGACTTTGAGAAAGGACAG GTGTCTTTCTACAACGTTGATGCTAAAATCCACATCTACACTTTCAATGACACTTTCGGCGAATGCATCTACCCGTTCTTCAGCCCCTGCACTAATAAATCTGGAAAGAATGACAGCCCGCTGATTATCACACCAGTAAACATGAAAGAGTGA